A DNA window from Centroberyx gerrardi isolate f3 chromosome 5, fCenGer3.hap1.cur.20231027, whole genome shotgun sequence contains the following coding sequences:
- the smarcc2 gene encoding SWI/SNF complex subunit SMARCC2 isoform X1 → MAVRKKDGGPNVKYFEASDTVSQFDNVRVWLGKNYKKYIQAEPPTNKSLSSLVVQLLQFQEEVFGRHVSNPPLTKLPMKCFLDFKSGGALCHILAAAYKFKSDQGWRRFDFQNPSRMDRNVEMFMTIEKSLVQNNCLTRPVIYLSSDIEPKLLGKLKDIIKRHQGSVTEDKASGSHVVVPIPTSLEEEEWVRPVMKRDKQVLLHWGYFPDSYDTWISASEIEAAVEDPPSPEKPRKVHAKWILDLDQYNEWMNEEDYEVGEGGPKRKRISAKTLTDEVTTPDERRDKKPGSAKKRKRSPSPSPTPPPQESKKKNTKKGPTTPYTKSKRGQREEEQEDLTKDLDEASPVPATEEGNPAKTTNTKKDSDSTPVKGGTDMDEQEDESMETTGKEEEEGSPSVKGEPVKGSDLHEDNVTEQTHHIIIPSYAAWFDYNSVHAIERRALPEFFNGKNKSKTPEIYLAYRNFMIDTYRLNPQEYLTSTACRRNLAGDVCAIMRVHAFLEQWGLINYQVDSESRPTPMGPPPTSHFHVLADTPSSLVPLQPKASQTPATQQMLSFPDKVKDKPADLQNFGLRTDMYSKKTGSTKSKSAASSMREWTEQETLLLLEGLEMYKDDWNKVSEHVGSRTQDECILHFLRLPIEDPYLEDSSSTLGPLAFQPVPFSQAGNPVMSTVAFLASVVDPRVASAAAKSALEEFSRMKEEVPAALVEAHVRRVEEAARASGRQDPLYGLEGSGIAGTGLEEGDKPDENSEESKSDSQSNEEKRETKQDNKDGAIEEEEKQGENGKKEEERGREPEGEREAEKTDSEMGDGEKEKDGKEGTEEGQREGESEGERKAKVERDVGEGNLATAAASALAAAAVKAKHLAAVEERKIKSLVALLVETQMKKLEIKLRHFEELETIMDREREALEYQRQQLLADRQSFHMEQLKYAEMRARQQHFQQIQHQQHSQTGGPHANQAATGPQPQALAATQQAPSTPAPQPAPSPAPPAASAQPPESQPPPGPHTSPPGPPGQTPAAHSSSSTTPALHEPSAPLPGETLHPSAPVPPPQ, encoded by the exons ATGGCGGTGCGGAAGAAAGACGGCGGCCCGAATGTAAAATATTTTGAAGCGTCTGATACCGTTTCGCAGTTTGATAATGTCCGCGTCTGGCTGGGAAAGAATTACAAAAAG TACATCCAGGCGGAGCCCCCCACCAACAAGTCCCTGTCCAGCCTGGTGGTCCAGCTGCTCCAGTTCCAGGAGGAGGTGTTCGGCCGGCATGTCAGCAACCCTCCGCTCACCAAGCTGCCG ATGAAGTGTTTCCTGGACTTTAAATCAGGCGGGGCTCTCTGCCACATTCTGGCTGCTGCCTACAAGTTCAAGAGTGACCAAGGATG GCGCAGGTTTGACTTCCAGAATCCGTCGAGGATGGACCGCAATGTGGAGATGTTCATGACCATAGAGAAATCCTTGGTACAG AACAACTGCTTGACTAGACCTGTGATCTACCTGAGCTCTGACATCGAGCCCAAACTGCTGGGGAAACTGAAAGACATCATCAAAAGACACCag GGCTCAGTGACTGAGGACAAGGCCTCTGGCTCCCATGTGGTAGTTCCCATTCCCACCAGTCTGGAGGAAG AGGAGTGGGTGCGTCCTGTGATGAAGAGAGATAAGCAAGTGCTTCTCCACTGGGGCTATTTTCCTGACAG TTATGACACCTGGATCTCAGCCAGTGAGATAGAGGCTGCTGTGGAGGATCCTCCCAGCCCAGAGAAGCCCAGGAAG GTCCATGCCAAGTGGATCCTAGACCTGGACCAGTATAACGAGTGGATGAATGAGGAGGACTATGAAGTGGGAGAAGGCGGCCCTAAGAGGAAGAGGATCTCAGCCAAGACCCTGACAGACGAGGTGACCACGCCTGACGAGCGGAGGGACAAGAAGCCTGGCAGTGCCAAGAAGAGGAAGCGCTCACCGTCGCCCTCGCCCACCCCTCCGCCCCAggagagcaagaagaagaacacCAAAAAAGG gCCAACAACCCCATACACCAAGTCTAAACGGggccagagggaggaggaacaggaggatcTTACTAAGGATTTGGATGAAGCATCACCTGTACCAGCGACAGAGGAAGGCAACCCAGCTAAGACAA CGAACACCAAGAAAGACTCTGACTCAACTCCAGTCAAGGGAGGAACGGACATGG ATGAGCAAGAGGATGAGTCCATGGAAACAACAGGAAAG gaggaggaggaaggctcTCCGAGTGTGAAGGGTGAACCAGTGAAAGGCTCAGACCTCCATGAGGACAATGTGACTGAGCAGACCCACCACATTATCATACCCAGCTACGCTGCCTGGTTCGACTACAACAG TGTTCATGCTATTGAGCGCAGAGCCCTTCCAGAGTTCTTCAATGGCAAGAACAAATCCAAAACACCTGAGAT TTACCTGGCCTACAGGAACTTCATGATTGACACGTACCGGCTGAACCCTCAGGAGTACCTCACCTCCACCGCCTGTCGCAGGAACCTGGCAGGAGATGTGTGTGCGATTATGAG AGTCCATGCATTCCTGGAGCAGTGGGGACTGATCAACTACCAGGTGGACTCTGAGAGCCGGCCCACACCCATGGGTCCCCCACCAACCTCTCACTTCCATGTCCTGGCAGACACTCCGTCCAGCCTGGTGCCCCTGCAGCCCAAGGCCTCCCAG ACCCCAGCTACCCAGCAGATGCTGTCCTTCCCAGATAAGGTGAAGGACAAgccagcagacctgcagaactTTGGGCTGCGGACAGACATGTACAGCAAGAAGACTGGCTCTACGAAG agtAAGAGCGCAGCAAGCTCCATGAGAGAGTGGACAGAACAGGAAACACTACTGCTACTTGAG GGCCTGGAGATGTACAAGGACGACTGGAACAAGGTGTCGGAACACGTGGGCAGCCGCACGCAGGACGAGTGCATCCTTCACTTCCTGCGGCTGCCCATCGAAGACCCCTACCTGGAGGACAGCTCCTCCACCCTGGGCCCTCTGGCCTTCCAGCCAGTACCTTTCAGCCAGGCAGGAAACCCCGTCATGAGCACCGTGGCCTTCCTTGCCTCTGTGGTTGACCCTCGAGTGGCCTCGGCCGCAGCCAAATCTGCTCTGG AGGAGTTTTCCCGTATGAAGGAGGAGGTTCCTGCAGCGCTTGTCGAGGCCCATGTGCGGCGGGTGGAGGAGGCAGCGAGGGCCAGCGGCCGACAGGACCCTCTCTATGGCCTGGAGGGTAGTGGCATCGCAGGCACGGGCCTGGAGGAGGGAGACAAACCTG ATGAAAACAGTGAGGAAAGTAAGAGCGACAGCCAATCAaatgaagagaagagggagaccAAG CAGGACAACAAAGACGGAGcgattgaggaggaggagaagcaggggGAGAatgggaagaaggaagaagagagagggagagaacccgaaggagagagagaggctgagaaaacAGACTCGGAGATGG GTGacggagagaaggaaaaggatggaaaggagggaacggaggagggacagagagaaggagagagcgagggagaaaggaaggcgAAGGTGGAGCGTGATGTGGGAGAGGGGAACCTGgccactgctgctgcatccgccctggctgctgctgctgtcaaagCCAAG CACCTGGCTGCAGTGGAAGAGCGGAAAATCAAATCCCTGGTGGCTCTGCTGGTGGAGACCCAGATGAAGAAGCTGGAGATTAAACTGCGACACTTTGAAGAACTGGAAACCAtcatggacagagagagggaggct TTGGAGTACCAGCGGCAGCAGCTGCTGGCAGACCGTCAGTCTTTCCACATGGAGCAGTTGAAGTACGCTGAGATGAGGGCTCGGCAGCAGCACTTCCAACAAATTCAGCACCAGCAGCACAGCCAGACTGGCGGCCCTCACGCCAACCAGGCTGCCACGGGCCCGCAACCCCAGGCCCTGGCAGCAACTCAGCAAGCTCCCAGCACTCCGGCGCCGCAGCCTGCGCCCAGCCCAGCGCCTCCTGCCGCCTCTGCCCAGCCTCCGGAGTCCCAACCCCCTCCAGGTCCTCACACCTCGCCCCCGGGCCCCCCAGGCCAAACCCCTGCTGCCCACTCCAGCTCCAGCACTACTCCAGCACTCCATG AGCCTAGCGCCCCTCTGCCCGGGGAAACACTCCACCCCTCAGCTCCAGTTCCCCCTCCAcagtga